The Devosia sp. 1566 sequence CGGCGTCAAGCTATCGGGTGGGCAACGCCAGCGGGTGGCGATTGCCCGGGTGCTGCTGAAGAACGCGCCCATCCTGGTGCTGGACGAGGCGACTTCGGCGCTGGACAGCGAGGTGGAAGCGGCGATCCAAAGCCAGCTCGAACGATTGATGGCAGGCAAAACCGTCATCGCCATTGCCCATCGCCTTTCCACCATTGCCGCGATGGATCGGCTGGTGGTGCTGGAAAAGGGCCGGATCATCGAGCAGGGCACCCATGCCGAACTCTTGGCGCATGGCAAGACCTATGCCCAACTCTGGCAGCGGCAATCGGGCGGTTTCCTTGATCCCGCGGAGGTCGGCGGCCGCTAGATATCCCTGGCGGCTCAGTGGAGCCGCCGCGCCAACGCGGCTTTTTGGTCCAAGAGGAGAGCTGAAATGCGCATGATAGCAAGCAGTGGTGGAGCGCAACTGGCAAGTGTGGCGGAAGGGGAGCGGCTGGAAGGGACGATCCTCCTTGTCATGGGCGCCACGGCATCCATGGTGTGGTGGCCCCAATCGCTGGTGCAGGCGCTGGCTGGTGCGGGGTTTCAGGTGATCAGGTTCGATCATCGCGATACTGGCGCCTCCACGACCAACCCGCCCGGAGATATCCGCTACACCATCCAGGAGCTTGCCGATGATCTGGTCGCTATCCTGGACGCCTACGGGGTGCGTCGAGCCCATCTGGTGGGCATGTCGCTGGGCGGGTATCTCGCCCAGATCGTGGCGCTGCAGCATCCCGAGCGCGTCGCGACGCTGGCCCTGCTTTCGGCCGAACCGCTGGGCATGAACTACCAAGGCGAGGGGATTGCGCCGGCACTGCTTGAGCATTTCGGCACTTTCGGCTCGGTCGACTGGAGCGACGCTGCCGCGGTTCGACGCTTTATGCTGCGCGATGCCGAACTCTGCGCTGGTACTGCCGTGCCGTTCGACACCGATGCTGCGAGCGCCCGGATCGAACAGGAGCTGAGCCGAACGCAAAGCATGGCCAGTGCCTTTAATCACGGCTCGGTCGGGGGCGAACTTGATCCGGGCTTGAGCGCGGCTGATTTACGGCTGCCGCTCCTGGTGGTGCATGGCAGCCAAGACCCGGTAATTTCCCTCGCGGCAGCACGCACCAGCGCCGCCGCCGTGCCCGGCGCGGAGCTGATCATCCTGCCCGAGCGCGGCCACGAACTGCTCGAAATGGACATGCCCGAGATTGCCGCAGCTGTGGTGCGCAACTGCGCACGCGCGTCGTGATGCCAGGTGACCAGCCCTCGGGGTTCAGGCGGCCAGTGGCGGATCGGTGAAGTGGCGGAACAGCACCCGGTTGCGCCCGGTGGCCTTGGCACCATAAAGCCGCTCGTCCGCCAGCGAGAACAGATGGTCATAGGTGGCGAGCCCGTTATAAGTCACGCCCCCAATGCTGACGGTGATTTCGTCTGATATGGCCGGCAAGGGGAGCTTGAGACTGCCAACCGCTTGGCGGATGCGCTCGGCAACTGTTCGCGCTTCCTCGGGGGTTGCACCGGGCAGGAATACGCCAAATTCCTCGCCCCCGACGCGCCCCACAATATCGGCCCCGCGCAGCATGCCCTTGATGGTGCCGGCAATCAGCTTGAGCGCCTCATCGCCCAGTTGGTGGCCGAAGCGATCATTGATGTTCTTGAAGTGATCGGCATCGATCACCAGCAGCGCACCCGAGCGCAGATTGGCATGGGCGCGCGACTGCTCGAGATATGCGTCCACCATCATGGTGAAGGCGCCCCGATTGAGCACGGCGGTCAGGCTATCGGTAGACGCCAGCTTGGCAAGGTCGCGCTGGGCGATGGCCAATTGCCGGATCTTGCTCATCAGCAAGAACAGCAGCGGGCCTGCCAGTGCACTGGGCAGCAACAGGTCGACTGCTATGGCCCGCCGGAACTCGTCAGCGGTCATGGTGGGGAAATTGAAGGAGTCCACGAACAGCGCCGCGCCCGCGCAGAAGATCATCCCGGCAAGGGTAACCAGCCAAACGCGCAGGCGTCCGGTGGCGGAAAAATCGAGCTGCATGGCCACGCGCTTGCTCATGCCGCGACGTGGTGCTTGGTGCCGGGGTCGCGGGCGTGCAACCAGGCGGTGAAGGCTGGGGCGGGCACCGGCCGCGAGATCAGGTAGCCCTGGGCTTCATCGCACCCGGCCTCGCACAGGAAATCATAGGCAAGCTGGGTTTCCACCCCTTCGGCCACGACGCGCAAACCAAGCTCCTGGGCCATGGTGATCATGCCCCTGACCAGCGCACTGTCGGCACCACCGGGCACGAGGGTCCGGATAAAGCTCTGGTCGATCTTGATGATCTCGGCAGGAATGTCCTTGAGATAGGAAAAGCTGCTGTAGCCCGTGCCGAAATCATCAATGGCGCAGGCAATGCCAAGCGCGCGGATAGCAGCGAGATTGATGAGAATCCGCCCCTGGTTGCGGATCAGCCCACTTTCGGTGAATTCGACTTCGAGCGCCTGGGCGGGCACGGCGTAGCGCGCAAGGGCCTCGCCCATCCGCTCGGCAAAATCGGCTTCCTCGAGATTGGCCGGCGATACATTGACCGAAATCTTGAGTTCGAGCCCAGCGGCGCGCCAAACGGCCGCCTGTTGGAGCGCCGCCTCGATCACCCATTGGGTCAGGGGACGCGCCAGTTCAGTGGCTTCGGCCAGGGGAATGAACTCGCCGGGGGCAACATTGCCCAGGGCGGGATGCTGCCAGCGCAGCAGCGCTTCAACGCCATCGCACCGCCCGGTGCGCAGATCGATGCGCGGCTGGAAGTGAAGGCTGAGCTGGTCGGGGGCAAGCAGGGCATCATGGAGGCCATCGAGCAGGGCATAGCGCCGCTGATGGGCATCATCGAGCGCCACCGAATACAGCCCGACGCTTTTGCCGGCGTCGCGTGCATCCTGGGCGGCGCCAAGCGCGGCGCGCAGGACCTGGGCGGGCGAGACTTCGCCGAGGCGGAAGGGCATCAGGCCCACCACCGGCGCCGAAGCGGCGCGGTCGCGCCCAAGGGCTGTTTCGGCCACTTCCGCGAAATGGGCTTGGACCTGATCGAACAGCACCTGGGGATTGTGGCCGACGAGGACCGTCGCGAATTGGGTGACGCCGACCTGATAAAGGGTCGCTTCGCCTTTGAGGCGTTCCTTGATGGCGCCGGCGGCGGTCTTGATCATGGTGTCGAGATAGGCGGGGCCAAGAATGCGCATGGACTGGTTGAGCTGAACGGGCTCGACCAGATCCACCAGCATGGCGATGCGCTCCTGCCCGGCATGGTCGCGGCTGAGATCCTCGAGGTCTTCGGCAAACTGGTTGCGGTTGGGCAGGCCACTGGCCGGATCGATGCGCCCCAGGGCATGCTGCAGTTCGACCTGCGCCATGACCATGGCGGCCAGATCGGTGAGGATGCGCGCTTGTTCGGGGG is a genomic window containing:
- a CDS encoding GGDEF and EAL domain-containing protein, translating into MQQDEGERLRALNDLGLLNTAPSESFDRITRMASQIFGAPIAAVSLTDKDRQWFKSRVGCGTEIPRDRAPCAEVTRLGDVLVVSDLSQDPRFKGNVLDQSGVRFYAGAPLTTRDGFTLGAMCVLDTKPRTITPEQARILTDLAAMVMAQVELQHALGRIDPASGLPNRNQFAEDLEDLSRDHAGQERIAMLVDLVEPVQLNQSMRILGPAYLDTMIKTAAGAIKERLKGEATLYQVGVTQFATVLVGHNPQVLFDQVQAHFAEVAETALGRDRAASAPVVGLMPFRLGEVSPAQVLRAALGAAQDARDAGKSVGLYSVALDDAHQRRYALLDGLHDALLAPDQLSLHFQPRIDLRTGRCDGVEALLRWQHPALGNVAPGEFIPLAEATELARPLTQWVIEAALQQAAVWRAAGLELKISVNVSPANLEEADFAERMGEALARYAVPAQALEVEFTESGLIRNQGRILINLAAIRALGIACAIDDFGTGYSSFSYLKDIPAEIIKIDQSFIRTLVPGGADSALVRGMITMAQELGLRVVAEGVETQLAYDFLCEAGCDEAQGYLISRPVPAPAFTAWLHARDPGTKHHVAA
- a CDS encoding GGDEF domain-containing protein — protein: MSKRVAMQLDFSATGRLRVWLVTLAGMIFCAGAALFVDSFNFPTMTADEFRRAIAVDLLLPSALAGPLLFLLMSKIRQLAIAQRDLAKLASTDSLTAVLNRGAFTMMVDAYLEQSRAHANLRSGALLVIDADHFKNINDRFGHQLGDEALKLIAGTIKGMLRGADIVGRVGGEEFGVFLPGATPEEARTVAERIRQAVGSLKLPLPAISDEITVSIGGVTYNGLATYDHLFSLADERLYGAKATGRNRVLFRHFTDPPLAA
- a CDS encoding alpha/beta hydrolase, whose protein sequence is MRMIASSGGAQLASVAEGERLEGTILLVMGATASMVWWPQSLVQALAGAGFQVIRFDHRDTGASTTNPPGDIRYTIQELADDLVAILDAYGVRRAHLVGMSLGGYLAQIVALQHPERVATLALLSAEPLGMNYQGEGIAPALLEHFGTFGSVDWSDAAAVRRFMLRDAELCAGTAVPFDTDAASARIEQELSRTQSMASAFNHGSVGGELDPGLSAADLRLPLLVVHGSQDPVISLAAARTSAAAVPGAELIILPERGHELLEMDMPEIAAAVVRNCARAS